One Pleuronectes platessa chromosome 20, fPlePla1.1, whole genome shotgun sequence DNA window includes the following coding sequences:
- the LOC128425696 gene encoding threonine synthase-like 1 produces the protein MASLSTRLLVLRAASLHRSPVHRWFSTRVGPPGRRNVLLMGAPGAGKTSVGRTVARTLGLPVIDVDDDVLETTWKMPVAAKLAAVGGQRFLEEEGQALCGLSASGCVVSLTGSNPLHAEAMQHVRQSGVVVYLDVDLEDIMRRLTWMKVDRIVGQEAGASLWDILLYRKQFYEKWLDVRVLCGTGDTVEDVAGKVLKAVERYEGHAADTYVSTRGGSGGSTHFSDVVVEGLATDGGLYVPRRGIPQLDAGEWRRLVDMSYPERALVLLEKCIHPLDVSASDLRTMVFEAYGSNFSSEEVAPVKHLHHNQYVQELFHGPTASFKDLALQLMPQLFAYCLPAMCNYLILVATSGDTGSAVLSGFRSLAGADRQKTGVLVFFPEEGVSEIQKLQMMSYREGNARAVSVLADFDFCQRSIKRMFGESGLTGHLAVEYGTVLSTANSINWARLLPQLVYHSSAYLDLCRAGVITFGEPVDVCIPTGNFGNAMSALYAKRMGVPIRKVICASNHNRIVTDFITTGQYDLRGRPLMLSHSPAIDILKSSNLERFIYHVSDGDSGLVKDLFTRLDGQQHFQVPEPLLGRIQQEVLAGWCSEEDCLAAIQRVHTQTGYVLDPHTAVAKVVADRLQDGSCPVVLSSTAHYGKFAPAVFKALRIPNIPEDPVEQLKKLGSTASRPEMHGEMMKCLKERSRGGHTVCQAEYGVLVEEVENMIHDSFLKVM, from the exons ATGGCTTCACTGAGCACCCGTCTGCTGGTGCTACGAGCTGCCAGCCTCCACCGGAGCCCCGTCCACAGATGGTTCTCCACGAGGGTCGGTCCTCCGGGGCGCAGGAACGTCCTTCTCATGGGTGCCCCCGGGGCAGGGAAGACCTCGGTGGGGAGGACCGTGGCCCGCACGCTGGGGCTCCCTGTCATCGATGTGGATGACGACGTCTTGGAGACCACGTGGAAGATGCCCGTGGCTGCAAAGCTGGCGGCAGTGGGGGGGCAGCGGTTCCTGGAGGAGGAAGGTCAGGCCCTGTGCGGCTTGTCCGCCTCCGGGTGTGTCGTGTCCCTCACGGGCTCGAACCCACTCCACGCTGAGGCGATGCAGCACGTGAGGCAGAGCGGCGTGGTCGTGTACCTGGACGTGGACCTCGAGGACATCATGCGGAGACTCACCTGGATGAAGGTGGACAGGATAGTGGGTCAGGAGGCGGGGGCGTCCCTCTGGGACATTCTGCTCTACAGGAAGCAGTTCTATGAGAAGTGGCTGGACGTGCGCGTGCTGTGTGGGACAGGGGACACGGTGGAGGACGTGGCCGGGAAGGTGCTGAAGGCTGTGGAGAGATATGAAGGTCACGCTGCAGACACCTACGTGTCCACCAGGGGGGGCAGCGGGGGGTCCACCCACTTCAGTGATGTGGTTGTAGAGGGACTGGCCACAGATGGAGGCCTCTACGTTCCCAGAAGGGGAATCCCACAGCTCGATGCTGGAGAGTGGCGGAGACTGGTGGACATGTCCTACCCAGAGAGAGCACTggttttacttgagaagtgcaTCCACCCACTGGACGTCAGCGCTTCGGACCTCAGGACGATGGTGTTCGAGGCCTATGGGTCCAACTTCTCCAGTGAGGAGGTGGCACCCGTCAAACATCTCCACCACAACCAGTACGTCCAGGAGCTTTTCCACGGCCCCACGGCTTCCTTCAAAGACCTCGCCTTGCAGCTGATGCCCCAGCTCTTCGCCTACTGCCTCCCTGCCATGTGCAACTACCTCATCCTGGTGGCCACGTCCGGAGACACCGGGAGTGCAGTGCTCAGCGGCTTCAGGAGCCTCGCCGGGGCCGACCGACAGAAGACCGGCGTGCTGGTGTTCTTCCCGGAGGAAGGAGTCAGTGAGATCCAGAAGCTGCAGATGATGAGCTACAGGGAGGGCAACGCCAGGGCCGTCAGCGTCCTGGCCGACTTCGACTTCTGTCAGAGGAGCATCAAGAGGATGTTTGGAGAGAGCGGGCTGACGGGGCACCTCGCCGTGGAGTACGGGACCGTCCTCAGCACCGCCAACTCCATCAACTGGGCCCGGCTGCTGCCACAG CTGGTGTACCATTCCTCAGCCTATCTGGATCTGTGCCGGGCCGGTGTCATCACGTTCGGGGAGCCCGTTGATGTTTGCATCCCGACCGGCAACTTTGGCAACGCCATGTCAGCTCTGTACGCCAAGCGCATGGGCGTCCCGATAAGAAAAGTCATCTGTGCATCCAACCACAACCGCATCGTCACGGACTTTATCACCACGGGCCAGTATGACCTCCGGGGGCGGCCGCTGATGCTCTCCCACTCCCCGGCTATAGATATCCTGAAATCCTCCAACCTGGAGAGGTTTATCTACCACGTGTCAGACGGGGACAGTGGACTCGTCAAGGACCTGTTCACACGCCTGGACGGGCAGCAGCACTTCCAGGTTCCTGAGCCTCTTCTTGGCAGGATACAGCAGGAGGTGCTGGCTGGCTGGTGCTCTGAGGAGGACTGCCTGGCCGCCATCCAGAGGGTTCACACACAGACGGGCTACGTCCTGGACCCACACACCGCCGTGGCTAAAGTGGTGGCAGACAGGCTGCAGGACGGCTCGTGCCCCGTGGTGCTTTCTTCCACCGCGCACTACGGGAAGTTTGCTCCCGCTGTGTTCAAAGCTTTACGAATCCCAAATATTCCAGAGGATCCCgtggagcagctgaagaagcTCGGCTCGACCGCGTCCAGACCTGAAATGCACGGGGAGATGATGAAATGCCTGAAGGAACGCAGCAGGGGGGGGCACACTGTTTGTCAGGCGGAGTACGGTgtgctggtggaggaggtggagaacatGATACACGACTCCTTCCTCAAAGTTATGTAG